From the Carya illinoinensis cultivar Pawnee chromosome 4, C.illinoinensisPawnee_v1, whole genome shotgun sequence genome, one window contains:
- the LOC122306363 gene encoding heavy metal-associated isoprenylated plant protein 28 produces IFIQTVEVRVHMDCTGCESKVKDTLLKLKGVDDIDIDMATQKVTVIGRADQKKVLKIVRKTGRRAEIWQMSYNPEHFHHSKNYGRDQHQYYCNGPMNLYAPQPAVSSYNYYKHGYEGNAHASYYHNPTSHNSTLFGYQTSTAFSDDNPNACSIMHCSILS; encoded by the exons attttcattcagACCGTAGAGGTGCGAGTGCACATGGACTGCACTGGATGCGAAAGCAAGGTAAAAGATACGCTTCTAAAACTAAAAG GCGTGGACGACATTGACATAGACATGGCGACGCAGAAAGTGACGGTCATCGGACGGGCAGACCAAAAGAAGGTTCTTAAGATAGTGAGGAAGACCGGCCGGAGGGCCGAAATATGGCAGATGTCCTACAATCCGGAGCACTTCCACCACAGTAAAAACTACGGTAGGGATCAACATCAATATTATTGTAACGGGCCAATGAATCTTTATGCCCCCCAGCCAGCTGTGTCTTCCTACAACTACTACAAGCACGGCTACGAAGGCAATGCTCATGCTTCTTACTATCACAATCCCACTTCTCATAATTCCACCCTCTTTGGGTATCAAACCAGTACCGCTTTCAGTGATGATAACCCTAATGCCTGTTCTATCATGCATTGTTCcat TTTGTCCTAA